The following coding sequences are from one Paenibacillus tundrae window:
- a CDS encoding SDR family oxidoreductase, with protein MHNKPVALVTGANKGIGYQIVKDLVSQGFTVLIGSRNYENGETAARNIGTEAYNLQLDVTDHSSVNAAAERIKREFGRLDVLVNNAGISFNGVSLTTEEDIRRAFTASLVPLDKIRELFETNVFGVIAVTQAMLPMLREAEAGRIVNISSELGSLTRTLEPDGLFYGYYGPSKTGLNAVTVAFAKELASTNIKVNAICPGSTATDMNNFQGTNSVEQASALALRFVLMDENGPTGTFSNEEGIIPW; from the coding sequence ATGCATAATAAACCCGTCGCTTTGGTTACTGGAGCTAATAAAGGAATTGGGTATCAAATTGTCAAAGACCTCGTATCACAAGGTTTCACTGTATTAATCGGTTCCCGCAATTACGAAAATGGTGAAACAGCTGCGAGAAATATAGGAACGGAAGCCTATAATCTCCAGTTAGATGTAACTGACCATTCATCAGTTAACGCAGCCGCTGAACGGATCAAGCGTGAATTTGGACGACTGGATGTTCTTGTTAACAACGCGGGCATCTCTTTTAATGGTGTATCACTTACAACTGAAGAGGATATTAGGAGGGCATTTACCGCAAGCTTGGTGCCTCTGGATAAGATTCGGGAATTATTCGAGACCAATGTATTTGGAGTCATCGCTGTTACGCAAGCAATGTTGCCAATGCTTCGTGAAGCTGAAGCTGGACGTATCGTGAATATCTCCAGTGAACTGGGTTCCTTAACGCGCACCCTTGAACCTGATGGATTATTTTACGGTTACTATGGTCCCTCCAAGACAGGTCTTAACGCAGTTACTGTTGCCTTCGCCAAAGAACTTGCCTCAACTAACATCAAAGTCAATGCGATATGTCCTGGATCTACAGCAACAGATATGAACAATTTCCAAGGTACGAACTCTGTCGAACAGGCTTCTGCTTTAGCGCTTCGTTTTGTTCTCATGGATGAGAACGGCCCTACAGGAACATTCTCTAATGAAGAAGGAATAATACCTTGGTAA
- a CDS encoding family 1 glycosylhydrolase, whose amino-acid sequence MVIKQVINNNIAISVDAQGDEIILIGKGLAFNKKKGEEINAELVEKRFYLEDKGLYAKFKKLLKEVSVEDINISDDIISLAKRRLKKDLNESIYISLPDHINLAVTRTRDGLDVKNGLLWEIKKIYKEEFIVAKEAVIDGVELMGYTYWGPIDIVSAGTGELKKRYGFIYVDRDNEGKGTFKRTRKKSFNWYKKVIETNGDDLT is encoded by the coding sequence GTGGTAATAAAACAAGTCATTAATAACAATATTGCCATAAGTGTGGATGCCCAAGGGGATGAAATCATACTGATTGGTAAAGGTTTAGCATTTAATAAAAAAAAAGGCGAGGAAATTAATGCTGAGCTTGTGGAAAAACGCTTCTATTTAGAGGATAAAGGACTGTATGCTAAGTTTAAAAAACTTCTCAAAGAAGTTTCCGTCGAAGATATCAATATATCTGATGACATCATCAGTCTTGCTAAAAGAAGACTTAAAAAAGATTTAAATGAAAGTATTTATATCTCATTACCGGATCATATTAACTTAGCCGTAACACGAACAAGAGATGGATTGGATGTAAAGAACGGACTACTCTGGGAGATAAAGAAAATATATAAAGAAGAGTTTATCGTAGCCAAAGAAGCTGTTATTGATGGAGTGGAACTAATGGGTTACACCTACTGGGGGCCGATTGACATTGTCAGCGCCGGAACTGGAGAATTGAAGAAAAGATACGGATTTATTTATGTTGATCGGGACAATGAAGGAAAAGGAACATTCAAAAGAACAAGAAAGAAAAGTTTCAATTGGTATAAGAAAGTGATCGAAACCAATGGGGACGATTTAACCTAA
- a CDS encoding CynX/NimT family MFS transporter produces MANRYKLFFFALILASFNLRPGITSISPVLHGITDDLGMSSTSASLLTSIPLLCIGLCSLFAGRLANRYQSEKIIAIFIACIGIATFLRFFTNSPIYLLITALFIGAGIGIVSPLMSGFIKSYFPDKVPLMISMYSTSMVVGASIAIGLTTPIQHWYNDSWKIGLGFWSIFALMAVPLWFRVIRHPHTLKYKTAQQNRASLPIKNKQAWLLTSFVGIVILLFYCFAAWLPAIVEDKGYASSYAGLTGTISMIAQLPATLLLPLLLRAVPSRRFWITFFTLSEIIGLALLSFTNITPIVASICLGIGAGGLVSLTLLLPIDKTNSPIEASTWSAMTQAIGYMIGAVGPFIIGLLYDYTGSFLPTMYLLIGIGFIVIFLGWKLTEPSSKNVG; encoded by the coding sequence ATGGCAAATCGTTACAAGTTATTCTTTTTCGCACTCATACTAGCTTCTTTCAATCTTAGACCTGGGATCACTTCAATCAGTCCAGTCTTACACGGTATAACCGATGACTTAGGCATGAGTTCAACTTCAGCCAGTTTACTGACTTCAATCCCTTTATTATGTATTGGGTTGTGCTCATTATTTGCTGGGCGCTTAGCCAACCGTTATCAATCTGAAAAGATTATTGCGATCTTCATTGCTTGCATTGGTATTGCAACATTTCTAAGGTTCTTTACGAATTCTCCCATATATCTATTAATTACCGCTTTATTCATTGGTGCAGGGATCGGTATTGTAAGTCCATTAATGTCTGGATTCATCAAAAGTTACTTTCCAGATAAAGTGCCGCTTATGATCAGTATGTATTCTACATCAATGGTCGTTGGTGCATCGATTGCAATAGGGCTAACAACACCTATACAACATTGGTATAATGATTCGTGGAAAATCGGACTAGGATTCTGGTCTATATTTGCACTCATGGCTGTCCCTCTTTGGTTTAGGGTTATCAGGCATCCCCATACGCTCAAATATAAAACAGCTCAGCAAAACAGAGCTTCCTTACCAATAAAAAATAAACAAGCCTGGTTATTAACCTCTTTTGTCGGAATTGTCATTCTTTTGTTCTATTGTTTTGCAGCTTGGCTTCCAGCAATTGTAGAAGATAAGGGATATGCTTCATCATATGCCGGTCTTACAGGTACCATTTCGATGATTGCACAGTTGCCAGCTACGCTGTTGTTACCTCTTCTCTTAAGAGCCGTTCCGAGTCGAAGATTCTGGATTACATTTTTCACACTTAGTGAAATTATAGGTTTAGCTCTTCTGAGTTTTACAAATATTACACCTATTGTAGCAAGTATTTGTTTAGGAATTGGTGCCGGTGGTCTTGTTTCATTAACCTTATTATTACCCATTGATAAAACAAACTCCCCCATTGAGGCAAGTACGTGGTCAGCCATGACACAAGCCATTGGGTATATGATAGGTGCAGTTGGTCCTTTTATCATTGGATTATTGTATGACTACACAGGCAGCTTCCTCCCCACGATGTATTTGTTAATTGGCATTGGATTCATTGTGATATTCTTAGGTTGGAAACTTACCGAACCATCTTCTAAAAATGTAGGATAA
- a CDS encoding LysR family transcriptional regulator, which translates to MVWNETQIQLLVKISETGSFTKAGEELHMTQPAVSRIVAAVESELGTKLIVRSKRKGVVFTDVGERILILFRNVLGELQKVDELVAAEKGLEIGKVHIGAYPTACTRFIPKIIRTMEEKHPGLEIKLSEGSVDQVKEWLRTRSVDVGITISPDHDFDIIPLVKDEFIVVIHSNHPLVQNEFIQIPELEGENLILGRGGYESPVHAIFNEFKMKPKVRFVVDHLDTALSMVKEDLGIIITTRGALSSLPEQVILRELKPNMFRDINIAVPDMNDISNATDAFIQTACSLFSDKTSKRGI; encoded by the coding sequence ATGGTATGGAATGAGACTCAAATTCAACTCTTAGTTAAGATATCGGAAACAGGGAGTTTTACAAAAGCAGGCGAAGAATTGCATATGACGCAACCAGCAGTAAGTCGCATTGTGGCAGCTGTTGAATCCGAATTAGGTACAAAGTTGATTGTGAGAAGCAAGAGAAAGGGAGTAGTTTTTACTGATGTGGGAGAACGTATATTAATTCTTTTTAGAAATGTCCTGGGTGAATTACAAAAAGTGGATGAATTAGTTGCAGCCGAGAAAGGGTTAGAAATTGGAAAAGTTCATATAGGAGCTTACCCTACAGCATGTACAAGGTTTATCCCCAAAATTATACGCACAATGGAAGAAAAGCATCCAGGTCTTGAAATCAAGCTTTCGGAAGGCAGTGTGGATCAAGTTAAAGAATGGTTACGAACTAGATCTGTTGATGTAGGAATAACGATATCTCCAGACCATGACTTTGATATTATTCCATTAGTGAAGGATGAGTTCATTGTAGTTATTCATTCAAACCACCCTTTAGTTCAGAACGAATTCATACAGATTCCTGAATTGGAAGGTGAGAATTTAATCCTTGGAAGAGGTGGATATGAGTCACCAGTACATGCGATATTTAATGAGTTTAAAATGAAACCTAAAGTACGGTTTGTAGTTGATCATCTAGATACAGCACTCAGTATGGTCAAAGAAGATTTAGGGATTATTATTACAACTCGAGGAGCGCTCTCATCTCTACCGGAACAAGTAATATTACGTGAATTAAAGCCCAATATGTTCAGAGATATTAATATAGCCGTGCCAGACATGAATGACATATCCAATGCTACAGATGCTTTCATCCAAACAGCATGTTCACTTTTTAGCGATAAAACGTCTAAACGAGGGATATAA
- a CDS encoding TetR/AcrR family transcriptional regulator: protein MDRRIMRSRQMIMQAFIELLGEQDFEKVTIQGIADRANVNRGTVYLHFTDKYDLLEQSVDTYLMMLADSCIPEEGTTTELSRDLLIRAFTYLKEHAAIYSVLITNKGIPTFRHRMTQMIKGNVTMVVNHMKLESDIHRDVLAQFLSVSITGLIEWWVVESMPYTPEEMVEQMNKILEARLQLW, encoded by the coding sequence ATGGATCGACGCATTATGCGATCAAGACAAATGATTATGCAAGCGTTTATTGAGCTGTTAGGAGAGCAGGATTTTGAGAAAGTTACGATACAGGGGATTGCGGATCGAGCTAATGTCAACCGGGGAACAGTTTATTTGCATTTTACGGATAAATACGACTTACTAGAGCAAAGCGTGGATACATATCTGATGATGTTAGCAGACAGTTGTATACCGGAGGAAGGAACCACCACCGAACTGTCCCGGGATCTGTTAATTCGTGCGTTCACGTATCTGAAGGAGCATGCAGCGATCTATAGCGTACTGATTACGAACAAAGGTATTCCCACGTTCAGACACCGTATGACACAGATGATTAAGGGGAATGTCACTATGGTGGTGAACCATATGAAACTAGAAAGCGATATTCATAGGGATGTACTCGCCCAATTTTTATCCGTTTCCATTACAGGATTGATTGAGTGGTGGGTCGTCGAATCCATGCCGTATACACCAGAAGAGATGGTCGAACAGATGAATAAGATTCTTGAGGCAAGGCTGCAGCTATGGTGA
- a CDS encoding ketopantoate reductase family protein: MKILVYGAGVQGSYLAHVLVQGGHDVTVLARGKRAEELEKEGVVIRHYLQRKTTVDSVQVIRTLEPEDVYDLIFVMMKYSDFEAVLPILADNDSRHIVLVGNNMDTYAMQDYLSKSKRSPKQVAFGFQTTAGTRADGKVICIRGGHGQMVIGGLDSTIPFRSLLEQAFMRTKYKLDFDEQIDAWLKNHMVLVVPMNMVILFHGFRMKEVVRDDKRMRQMVAAMGEGFRVLDSLGYPLIPAGQASWITKHPHFIRWALKLFLALPVSRLIDGTVVELKALNNSFAGWRTLSDVSTPNWDALEAELLSLS; encoded by the coding sequence TTGAAGATACTCGTGTATGGTGCGGGTGTGCAGGGAAGCTATCTAGCGCATGTTCTCGTTCAAGGCGGGCATGACGTGACTGTGTTAGCAAGAGGTAAGCGAGCGGAGGAATTGGAAAAGGAGGGAGTCGTCATCCGACATTACCTTCAGCGTAAGACAACGGTTGATTCCGTTCAGGTGATTCGTACATTAGAACCGGAAGATGTGTATGACTTAATCTTCGTCATGATGAAATATTCCGACTTCGAGGCTGTGCTGCCGATCCTCGCGGATAACGATAGCCGCCATATCGTGCTCGTCGGTAACAATATGGATACATACGCGATGCAGGACTATTTAAGCAAGTCTAAGAGATCACCTAAACAGGTTGCTTTTGGGTTCCAGACTACTGCTGGTACACGTGCTGACGGAAAAGTTATTTGTATCCGTGGCGGGCACGGTCAGATGGTCATCGGGGGATTGGATAGCACGATTCCTTTCCGTTCCCTACTGGAGCAGGCATTTATGCGAACCAAATACAAGCTTGATTTCGATGAACAAATCGATGCTTGGCTGAAAAATCACATGGTGTTGGTTGTGCCGATGAACATGGTCATTCTATTCCATGGCTTTCGGATGAAAGAGGTTGTGCGTGATGACAAGCGCATGCGTCAGATGGTGGCGGCGATGGGGGAGGGCTTCCGTGTATTAGATTCATTAGGGTATCCGCTAATTCCTGCGGGGCAAGCATCGTGGATTACCAAACATCCTCACTTCATCCGCTGGGCGCTAAAGCTATTCTTAGCGCTTCCGGTTAGTCGATTGATTGATGGAACAGTAGTAGAGCTCAAGGCGTTGAATAACTCATTCGCAGGTTGGAGAACTTTATCGGATGTGTCCACACCGAACTGGGATGCGTTAGAGGCAGAGTTGCTTAGCCTATCATAA
- a CDS encoding glycoside hydrolase family 1 protein: MSNAQFNFPENFLWGGAIAANQAEGAYNEGGKGLSTQDVAPRGIMGPITEEPTEDNMKLIGIDLYHRYKEDVKLFAEMGFKVFRTSIAWSRIFPKGDELEPNEEGLQFYDDLFDECLKYGIEPLVTLSHYETPLHLSKEYDGWVNRKMVGFYERYATTVFKRYKNKVKYWLTFNEINSILEAPFMSGGIYTPKEKLSKQDLFQAIHHELVASASAVKLCHEIIPSAQIGCMILSMPTYPLTPNPDDMIKVMEFEHSNYFFGDVHVRGRYPGYMKRYFREKGIEIKMEAGDEEMLLNTVDFISFSYYMSICQTADPEKQKAGEGNLLGGVPNPYLAASEWGWQIDPQGLRYVLNMFYDRYQKPLFIVENGLGAVDELITGADGEKTVEDDYRIQYLNDHLVQVAEAIEDGVEVMGYTSWGCIDVVSASSAQLKKRYGYIYVDRHDDGSGTLERYRKKSFHWYKDIISTNGKSLKR, translated from the coding sequence ATGAGTAATGCTCAATTTAACTTCCCAGAAAACTTCTTATGGGGTGGCGCAATCGCAGCGAACCAAGCTGAAGGTGCATACAATGAAGGTGGTAAAGGCTTATCCACGCAGGACGTAGCTCCTAGAGGTATCATGGGGCCAATCACAGAAGAACCAACAGAAGATAATATGAAACTGATCGGCATCGATCTATATCATCGCTATAAAGAAGATGTGAAGCTTTTTGCCGAAATGGGCTTCAAAGTATTCCGTACCTCTATTGCATGGTCACGCATTTTCCCAAAAGGCGATGAATTGGAGCCTAATGAAGAAGGTCTGCAATTCTACGACGATCTCTTCGACGAGTGTCTTAAATATGGAATTGAACCGTTGGTAACTCTGTCCCACTATGAAACACCACTGCATCTCTCCAAAGAGTATGATGGGTGGGTTAATCGTAAAATGGTTGGATTCTATGAGCGTTATGCTACTACAGTATTTAAACGCTACAAAAACAAAGTTAAATACTGGCTGACATTCAATGAAATCAATTCTATTCTTGAAGCTCCATTCATGAGTGGTGGTATCTACACACCAAAAGAAAAATTGAGCAAGCAGGACTTGTTCCAAGCGATCCATCACGAGTTGGTAGCGAGTGCGTCTGCAGTGAAGCTCTGTCATGAGATCATTCCAAGTGCACAGATTGGCTGTATGATCCTCAGTATGCCTACGTACCCATTAACACCAAACCCGGATGATATGATTAAAGTGATGGAATTCGAGCATAGCAACTATTTCTTCGGGGATGTACATGTAAGAGGTCGTTACCCAGGATACATGAAACGTTATTTCCGTGAAAAAGGTATTGAGATTAAAATGGAAGCTGGCGACGAGGAAATGTTGCTCAACACGGTTGATTTCATCTCCTTCAGTTATTATATGAGTATCTGCCAAACAGCTGATCCGGAGAAACAAAAAGCAGGTGAAGGCAACTTGCTTGGAGGCGTTCCGAACCCTTATCTCGCAGCAAGCGAATGGGGATGGCAAATTGACCCGCAAGGACTTCGCTATGTATTGAACATGTTCTATGATCGTTACCAAAAACCATTGTTCATCGTAGAAAATGGACTTGGTGCTGTGGACGAGCTTATTACTGGTGCTGATGGTGAGAAAACGGTTGAAGACGATTACCGTATCCAATACCTGAATGATCACCTAGTACAGGTTGCTGAAGCGATCGAAGATGGCGTTGAAGTCATGGGTTATACCTCATGGGGATGTATCGATGTCGTTAGTGCTTCTAGCGCTCAACTGAAAAAACGTTATGGCTACATTTATGTCGACCGTCATGATGATGGATCAGGTACACTTGAACGTTATCGTAAGAAATCGTTCCACTGGTACAAAGATATCATTAGCACTAACGGAAAAAGCTTAAAACGTTAA
- a CDS encoding LacI family DNA-binding transcriptional regulator, with the protein MSKFDEIMKRSGYSKATVSRVINNSRHVSDEARQKITEIMKQLNYIPNRNAISLSTGQTKQIGIVTSTSNAIILSFMNQFIDTAMDFGFQTLIYTTRGDKDIELKAFEDLRSKRVDGLAIIACVNDPEKLKAYLEYGPIVSWQRMGNNEIPSVAMDQAEGYILALEHLVSKGYTRIANVFGRADSINTQSRRVAYETFMASRGLPVLKEAYQYWVFTSSDGEEAMRKMAKAPELPQAVLCSNDYAAIGILSEARKLHISVPDQLAIVGFDDVELARVLGITTIHNPIAEQATQAFHQLWAVLGRQTMEPEPLTYRLIERETT; encoded by the coding sequence ATGTCCAAGTTCGATGAAATTATGAAGCGATCTGGTTATTCGAAGGCAACCGTTTCACGAGTGATCAACAACTCACGTCACGTTAGTGACGAAGCGAGGCAGAAAATAACTGAGATTATGAAGCAATTAAATTATATTCCTAATCGAAATGCCATTTCGCTATCAACAGGGCAAACGAAGCAAATTGGCATCGTCACATCCACTTCAAATGCCATTATTCTATCTTTTATGAATCAATTTATTGATACAGCGATGGATTTTGGATTCCAAACACTGATTTATACAACGCGTGGAGATAAAGATATTGAATTAAAGGCTTTTGAAGATCTGCGGAGTAAACGTGTGGATGGATTAGCGATTATCGCATGTGTGAACGATCCTGAGAAGTTGAAGGCTTATCTGGAGTATGGTCCTATTGTTTCATGGCAGCGCATGGGGAATAACGAGATCCCGTCGGTTGCTATGGATCAGGCTGAAGGATATATTCTTGCACTGGAGCATCTGGTATCCAAAGGATACACGCGAATCGCCAACGTTTTCGGTCGGGCAGATAGCATAAATACGCAAAGTCGCAGAGTGGCGTATGAGACATTCATGGCGAGTAGAGGACTACCTGTGTTGAAGGAGGCTTATCAATACTGGGTATTTACTTCGTCAGATGGGGAAGAAGCGATGCGCAAAATGGCAAAAGCACCTGAACTTCCGCAAGCTGTATTATGCTCCAATGATTATGCAGCGATCGGCATTTTAAGTGAAGCGCGCAAACTACATATCAGCGTACCGGATCAACTCGCAATCGTTGGTTTCGATGATGTAGAACTGGCTCGTGTACTCGGAATCACGACGATACATAACCCGATTGCGGAACAGGCAACCCAGGCATTTCATCAATTATGGGCCGTGCTCGGCAGACAGACGATGGAGCCTGAGCCACTCACATATCGATTAATTGAACGTGAGACTACATAA
- a CDS encoding DUF3817 domain-containing protein encodes MKTITGRFRIAGIWEGISFLLLLLVAMPLKYFADISSAVAVVGMIHGVLFPLYLIALVHIAIVHKWKPVRWFMGVLAGFLPFGTFVFESYLRKRDWK; translated from the coding sequence ATGAAGACCATTACCGGCCGTTTTAGAATCGCAGGCATTTGGGAAGGGATTTCCTTCTTATTATTGCTTCTCGTTGCAATGCCATTGAAGTATTTTGCAGACATATCCTCAGCAGTAGCTGTGGTGGGCATGATTCATGGGGTTCTCTTTCCGTTATATCTCATTGCGCTAGTGCATATTGCGATCGTACATAAATGGAAGCCAGTGCGCTGGTTCATGGGTGTGCTTGCTGGATTTTTACCTTTTGGAACCTTTGTATTCGAATCGTATCTTCGCAAGAGAGATTGGAAGTAA
- a CDS encoding pentapeptide repeat-containing protein translates to MYQYKDQEYDEVQFDGRDLRYGELISCVFIRCTFMNAEMDEIETSHCRFIECDFRGATLNGSFHTESAFENCKFSGANLFVSKFTSCKMTGSDFSGAQIDGVSMLKGDWSYTNLRHAKLGKQDLRGIRFYEADLSDTDLGKADLRDCDLSRATLTRTKLVGADLRGANLEGIDLKSMDVKGARMDREQAVLFMRSYGAKVD, encoded by the coding sequence GTGTATCAATACAAGGATCAGGAATATGATGAAGTGCAATTTGATGGACGCGATTTACGTTACGGAGAACTCATAAGCTGTGTGTTTATAAGATGTACATTTATGAATGCAGAAATGGATGAAATTGAGACAAGTCATTGTCGTTTCATTGAATGCGACTTTCGAGGTGCGACACTGAATGGTTCATTTCATACCGAATCTGCCTTTGAGAATTGTAAGTTTAGTGGAGCGAATCTATTTGTCTCCAAATTCACTTCTTGCAAGATGACAGGCTCTGACTTCTCCGGAGCGCAGATCGATGGTGTTAGTATGCTTAAAGGAGACTGGTCGTATACGAATCTAAGGCATGCTAAGCTGGGGAAGCAGGATCTAAGAGGCATTCGTTTCTATGAAGCGGATCTCTCGGATACCGACTTGGGGAAAGCTGATCTGAGAGATTGCGATCTGTCCAGAGCGACATTAACCCGAACCAAGCTTGTAGGAGCCGACCTCCGCGGTGCTAATCTAGAAGGAATTGATTTGAAATCCATGGATGTAAAAGGTGCACGAATGGACAGAGAGCAAGCAGTTCTGTTTATGCGCTCATACGGGGCTAAGGTTGACTAG
- a CDS encoding AraC family transcriptional regulator — protein MNQHTLLTHYLANLEVELYMGDYNRCGLDWRDLDYTPDYSKFYWICEGEGWLKIGEQEYYPVPGQLVLMPEGVTQSYSSISDQPFLKYWCHFSAKVGGINLFQIVKFPHFCTIDQPEQINTIFWDILMYLKSGEVYGHMMAKSKLMELISQYVMRMDIEQIAYLNMPAIEKITAVLAYIDSHIEENISVQELAQLAFMHPNYFIRFFKQQIGVPPIHYITGKKIDKAKELLSCTPSTITIIAEHLGFSDLYYFSRQFKKHTGLTPTDYRKLKTGVVL, from the coding sequence ATGAACCAACATACATTGCTTACCCACTACTTAGCCAACCTTGAAGTTGAGTTATACATGGGCGATTATAATCGCTGCGGATTGGATTGGCGGGATTTGGATTACACGCCCGATTACAGCAAATTTTATTGGATCTGTGAGGGAGAAGGCTGGCTCAAAATTGGAGAACAGGAATACTATCCTGTACCAGGTCAGCTCGTTTTGATGCCTGAGGGAGTAACACAGTCCTACTCTTCCATAAGTGATCAACCTTTTCTCAAATACTGGTGTCATTTCAGCGCGAAGGTTGGAGGCATCAACCTATTCCAGATTGTGAAGTTCCCTCACTTCTGTACGATCGATCAGCCTGAACAGATCAATACAATCTTCTGGGATATTCTTATGTATCTGAAATCAGGTGAAGTCTATGGGCATATGATGGCCAAAAGTAAACTGATGGAGCTCATATCACAATATGTAATGCGAATGGATATCGAACAGATTGCTTATCTGAATATGCCTGCCATTGAGAAAATCACGGCTGTATTAGCTTACATTGATTCACATATTGAAGAAAATATTTCTGTTCAGGAGCTGGCGCAGCTCGCTTTCATGCACCCTAATTACTTTATTCGATTCTTCAAACAGCAGATCGGTGTCCCGCCCATCCACTATATTACGGGTAAAAAAATTGATAAAGCGAAGGAGCTATTAAGCTGCACGCCAAGTACAATCACCATCATTGCTGAACATCTCGGCTTCAGTGATCTGTATTATTTCTCAAGACAGTTCAAAAAGCACACCGGACTAACACCGACGGACTACCGTAAATTAAAGACGGGCGTTGTCTTGTAA
- a CDS encoding alpha-L-fucosidase, protein MKLDKNEYLKHIDTTIANGKYQDNWGSLRQFKVPDWYQNAKFGIFIHWGLYSVPAYDSEWYSRNMYIQGSKAYDHHLEVYGSHKDFGYKDFIPMFQAEKFDADEWATLFKQSGARYVMPVAEHHDGFQMYRSSISHYNTYEMGPKRDLLAEMKAAYEKQGLTLCVSSHRAEHWFFMSHGKEFESDVHEPLEQGDFYWPAKPEPKDHFDLYDCPPSQAFLEDWLIRCCELVDQYQPRVFYFDWWIQNAAFKPYLKKFCAYYYNKGEEWGTPVAINYKHDALMFGSAVPDVERGQFAELKPYFWQTDTAVAKNSWCYTEGNVYKTAGEIIRDFVDIVSKNGSLLLNVGPRADGTIPDEDRNLLLTIGKWLEVNGEAIYDTTYWRKFGEGPTEIKEGQFTDGQTKLFTSEDIRFTVRDHYLYASVLVYPENGVVHIQSLKEKSPYFEGIIKGIKILGFDEQPEWVRTGDALTITTTNVQSELPVVFQIELD, encoded by the coding sequence ATGAAATTAGACAAAAACGAATATTTGAAACACATCGATACAACGATTGCGAATGGAAAGTACCAGGATAACTGGGGCTCGCTTCGTCAATTCAAAGTGCCCGATTGGTACCAGAACGCGAAGTTTGGCATATTTATTCACTGGGGGCTATACTCCGTACCTGCATATGATAGCGAATGGTATTCGCGAAATATGTATATTCAAGGCTCCAAAGCCTATGATCATCATCTAGAGGTATATGGTTCTCATAAGGATTTTGGGTACAAAGACTTCATCCCCATGTTTCAGGCAGAGAAGTTTGATGCAGATGAATGGGCTACACTGTTCAAGCAATCTGGCGCAAGATACGTGATGCCTGTAGCGGAGCACCATGATGGTTTTCAAATGTATCGAAGCTCCATCTCTCACTATAACACATATGAAATGGGACCCAAACGTGATCTGCTGGCAGAGATGAAAGCGGCTTATGAGAAGCAAGGGCTCACATTGTGTGTGTCATCACATCGCGCGGAGCATTGGTTCTTCATGTCCCATGGCAAAGAATTTGAATCGGATGTGCACGAGCCGTTAGAGCAGGGGGACTTCTATTGGCCTGCTAAGCCTGAACCTAAGGATCATTTCGACCTATATGATTGTCCGCCGAGCCAAGCATTTCTTGAGGACTGGTTGATCCGATGCTGTGAATTGGTTGATCAATATCAGCCACGTGTGTTTTATTTTGACTGGTGGATTCAGAACGCTGCGTTCAAGCCTTATTTGAAAAAATTCTGTGCCTACTATTACAACAAAGGGGAAGAGTGGGGTACACCTGTTGCAATTAATTATAAGCATGATGCGTTGATGTTTGGCTCTGCGGTTCCAGACGTGGAGAGGGGACAATTTGCTGAGCTTAAACCTTACTTCTGGCAAACGGATACAGCTGTCGCCAAAAATTCCTGGTGTTACACGGAAGGTAATGTGTATAAAACGGCAGGAGAGATTATAAGAGATTTTGTCGATATCGTGAGTAAGAATGGAAGTCTTCTGCTGAATGTGGGTCCTCGTGCCGATGGTACTATACCGGATGAAGATCGAAATCTGCTGCTAACGATCGGTAAATGGCTGGAAGTGAACGGTGAAGCGATCTATGATACCACGTACTGGCGCAAGTTTGGAGAAGGGCCAACGGAAATAAAGGAAGGACAGTTTACGGATGGGCAGACCAAACTGTTTACCAGTGAAGATATCCGATTTACGGTAAGAGATCATTATCTCTATGCATCCGTTCTGGTTTATCCGGAAAATGGTGTAGTTCATATTCAATCCTTGAAGGAAAAATCACCTTATTTTGAAGGAATCATCAAGGGAATTAAGATTCTTGGATTTGATGAACAACCTGAGTGGGTAAGAACGGGAGATGCTCTAACGATTACTACGACCAATGTACAAAGCGAATTGCCTGTGGTCTTTCAGATTGAATTGGATTGA